A portion of the Acidisarcina polymorpha genome contains these proteins:
- a CDS encoding FkbM family methyltransferase gives MPHSSEATTILPANLELAALRSQYEAGALNKAAYSREVWPMHERLFEYSRFLADTNVGAIEINADGVIFQLRDPDLKLWCSRRDRGHVAMTNLNFRNYEPEEMRAVLQLARVCNTIFDIGANVGLYSIALGQRFPSSKVMAFEPVPDTYRELCRNLTLNSISNVTTFNVGLSDRCWDAPFFFDPTVSGAASGAPLGSEYPVTESLTCPVETLDSFVERTGVAPDFIKCDVEGGELAVFRGATQLLERSKPIVFTEMLRKWSARFGYHPNDIIALFRDAGYECFFLSAGTLHRFLEMDESTVETNFFFLHSQRHLEVARVLGLMK, from the coding sequence ATGCCCCATTCATCAGAAGCAACCACAATTCTTCCTGCGAATCTTGAGCTAGCCGCGCTCCGCTCCCAATATGAGGCAGGAGCGTTGAACAAGGCAGCCTATAGCCGGGAAGTCTGGCCGATGCACGAACGACTCTTTGAGTATTCTCGATTTCTCGCCGATACCAATGTCGGGGCGATCGAGATTAATGCCGATGGCGTGATTTTTCAGCTACGTGATCCTGATCTTAAATTATGGTGCAGCCGGCGGGACCGGGGTCATGTCGCTATGACAAATCTCAATTTTCGCAATTATGAGCCGGAGGAGATGCGGGCAGTTCTTCAATTGGCGAGGGTCTGCAACACCATCTTCGACATCGGGGCAAACGTTGGTCTTTACAGCATCGCGCTCGGTCAGCGCTTTCCGTCTTCGAAGGTCATGGCCTTTGAGCCTGTCCCCGATACTTATCGGGAGTTGTGCCGCAACCTCACGCTGAATTCGATAAGCAATGTAACCACATTCAATGTGGGTCTATCGGACCGCTGCTGGGATGCTCCGTTCTTCTTCGATCCTACTGTTTCCGGGGCTGCTTCCGGCGCGCCTCTCGGTTCCGAATATCCAGTCACGGAATCATTGACCTGCCCTGTGGAGACGTTAGACTCGTTTGTGGAGCGGACGGGAGTGGCGCCGGACTTTATCAAGTGCGATGTTGAGGGCGGCGAACTGGCGGTGTTTCGCGGAGCTACACAACTACTCGAGCGATCCAAGCCAATTGTCTTTACGGAGATGCTCAGAAAGTGGTCGGCGCGTTTCGGGTATCATCCGAATGACATTATCGCGCTCTTCCGGGATGCCGGCTATGAGTGTTTTTTTCTTTCCGCAGGAACGCTTCACCGCTTTCTCGAGATGGATGAGAGCACCGTCGAAACGAACTTCTTCTTCCTGCACAGCCAGCGGCATCTCGAAGTGGCGCGTGTTCTGGGATTAATGAAATAG
- a CDS encoding glycosyltransferase family 2 protein, with translation MILEPPSVTCIVLNWNGWADTIECLKALERCVYPRLNVVVVDNGSTNDSVLRIKAAHPGVALLEAGRNLGFAGGNNIGIRYALERGADFVWLLNNDTEAAADALSALVGKATGDREIGAVASVCYYADSPSTVQAWAGARVNLWIGYARNSVVPRPDAWFQSLYGASILLRSEALREAGLLDEGFFHYLEETELCLRLVEKGWRLAAAPESKILHKVAGSTGRESPVLDRYFTASGLRILRLHSPAPGLAMFLFLAARFARRLARLQFSRCGQVWAGIADYRMTLPVVQRIR, from the coding sequence ATGATCCTCGAACCGCCAAGCGTGACCTGTATTGTCCTCAACTGGAATGGATGGGCGGACACCATCGAGTGTCTGAAGGCGCTGGAGCGGTGCGTCTATCCGCGCCTGAACGTCGTGGTTGTGGACAATGGATCGACGAACGATTCAGTCCTCAGGATTAAAGCGGCCCATCCGGGCGTTGCACTGCTCGAGGCAGGACGAAATCTTGGCTTTGCCGGGGGCAACAACATCGGGATTCGCTATGCGCTCGAGCGGGGCGCGGACTTTGTCTGGCTTCTGAACAACGACACCGAGGCGGCCGCGGATGCGCTTTCCGCGCTGGTCGGCAAGGCAACGGGTGACCGGGAAATCGGGGCGGTCGCCTCGGTGTGCTACTACGCCGATTCTCCCTCAACGGTGCAAGCCTGGGCTGGGGCCCGGGTGAATCTCTGGATCGGGTATGCGCGCAACAGTGTGGTGCCCCGTCCCGACGCCTGGTTCCAGTCGCTCTACGGCGCCAGCATACTGCTTCGCTCCGAGGCGCTCCGGGAGGCTGGATTGCTGGACGAGGGGTTCTTTCACTATTTGGAAGAGACGGAGCTTTGCCTGCGCCTGGTCGAGAAGGGATGGCGGCTGGCGGCGGCCCCGGAGTCCAAGATCCTGCATAAGGTGGCCGGAAGCACAGGGAGGGAGAGCCCGGTGCTGGATCGCTACTTCACGGCCTCGGGATTGCGCATCCTGCGGCTTCATTCTCCCGCGCCGGGGCTCGCGATGTTTCTCTTTCTGGCGGCGCGGTTCGCGCGACGGCTGGCGCGGCTGCAGTTCTCGCGATGCGGACAGGTTTGGGCAGGAATCGCGGACTACCGCATGACGCTCCCGGTGGTGCAGAGAATCCGTTGA
- a CDS encoding rhodanese-like domain-containing protein → MMVLALSIIGVVALIALFLALCIKAFRERRELERHSITAESLHAMLAANQPVLLYDVRQPLDLLTDSDIIPGAQRISPRDIVENPSLIPKDKDAVVYCTCPSDKTSKAISQRAKALHFLRVRFLKGGLAAWKREGYPVERYKESFHLDTAT, encoded by the coding sequence ATGATGGTTCTCGCCTTAAGCATCATCGGTGTTGTCGCGCTAATTGCCCTCTTCCTGGCCCTTTGCATTAAGGCGTTTCGCGAACGCCGGGAGCTGGAGCGCCATAGCATAACGGCAGAGTCGTTGCATGCCATGCTGGCAGCGAACCAGCCAGTGTTGCTGTATGACGTTCGCCAGCCTCTTGATCTGTTAACAGATTCGGACATCATTCCGGGTGCGCAGCGGATTTCTCCGAGAGACATTGTTGAAAATCCTTCGCTGATTCCAAAGGACAAAGACGCGGTGGTGTATTGCACCTGTCCCAGCGATAAGACCAGTAAAGCTATCTCCCAACGCGCCAAAGCACTGCATTTCCTTCGGGTCAGGTTTCTCAAGGGAGGGCTCGCGGCCTGGAAGCGGGAAGGATACCCGGTGGAGCGGTATAAGGAATCTTTCCACCTGGATACAGCGACTTAG
- a CDS encoding glycosyltransferase family 2 protein: protein MATEPFLLTIAIPTYNRSLYLARLLESLVPQLNGESRVELIISDNASPDETPATMEEFRLRGLVFRGIRNHENIGAEANFVQCFTQASGRYVWIVGDDDVILPRGVEVVLGLLASSEFDLVHLRAAPIVAGAEPRAPTRQPRIEIVHDPVTFALRTHVFLTFITSNIIDKRRVSELPHLPFTDIIGTGLVQLSWTYTVLRHFRKGAVVHDCLVAGGGDENRGGYALVTIFGTNLKRITEAWLVDAPLVRIILNGAQQVFFPTYLSLARSKASGFTDEDPDQVLRPLFFDNWRYHLFIYPVLTLPLGLARLWVLLCRVANRLDKILGNPMLR, encoded by the coding sequence ATGGCCACCGAACCATTCCTGCTGACGATTGCGATTCCTACCTATAACCGAAGCCTTTATCTGGCGCGGTTGCTGGAGTCTCTAGTTCCTCAACTCAATGGCGAGTCGCGAGTGGAATTGATCATCTCGGACAACGCTTCGCCCGACGAAACGCCAGCGACGATGGAGGAATTCCGGCTTCGCGGCCTGGTCTTCCGAGGCATTCGCAACCATGAAAATATTGGAGCCGAAGCCAACTTCGTCCAATGTTTCACCCAGGCATCTGGAAGATACGTGTGGATCGTGGGTGATGATGACGTCATTCTGCCGCGAGGAGTCGAGGTTGTCCTGGGCCTTTTGGCATCGAGCGAATTCGACCTAGTGCATTTGCGGGCGGCGCCGATTGTTGCAGGTGCGGAACCTAGAGCGCCGACCAGACAACCTCGAATCGAAATCGTTCACGATCCCGTCACTTTCGCGCTCAGGACGCATGTTTTTCTGACTTTTATCACCAGCAATATCATTGACAAACGGCGGGTCTCCGAGCTGCCTCACCTGCCGTTTACCGACATTATTGGAACCGGCCTTGTGCAGCTGAGTTGGACGTACACGGTTCTGCGCCATTTTCGGAAAGGAGCCGTGGTCCACGACTGTCTCGTTGCCGGAGGTGGGGATGAAAACCGAGGTGGATACGCCCTTGTTACGATCTTTGGCACGAATCTCAAGCGCATCACGGAAGCTTGGTTGGTAGACGCGCCGCTTGTACGCATAATTTTAAACGGTGCGCAGCAAGTGTTCTTCCCCACATATCTTTCGCTGGCAAGGAGCAAGGCGAGTGGGTTTACCGACGAAGATCCGGACCAAGTCTTGAGGCCGCTCTTCTTCGATAACTGGCGCTACCATCTTTTTATCTACCCGGTGCTGACCCTCCCGCTAGGTTTAGCCCGCCTATGGGTGTTGCTCTGCCGTGTCGCCAATCGGCTGGACAAAATTTTGGGCAACCCCATGTTGCGATGA
- a CDS encoding ABC transporter permease, translated as MRDWAAEVRARIASLNLEPLREASVVEECGQHLRDRFEEMVAGGMSAAQAEQTLLSELGDGGLLEGLKATVRPAGPPLAPGADGEEGFFAGAVTDLRYGARLLLRNPGFAIIAILSLALGIGANTAIFQLLDAVRLRSLPVKAPEQLGAVQIVDSPKCCDGDFYSTEAVLTGALWKAIKEQQQGFAEIAAWSPTRDDLGRGGEARYANTLMVTGNFFHVLGVEPLLGRLISPADDTSGCGARAAVLSYAFWQREFGGRAEALHETVALSGHAFPVIGVTPKNFFGLEVGQNFDVAIALCSQPVFSTKTPLMDNPTAWWLATIGRLKPGWTLKRASTQLAAMAPGIFAATVPPTYDATGRKDYLSFHLGAAPAGNGVSAIRRDYEDPLWLLLGLSGLVLLIACANLANLMLAQASSRQREMALRLTLGASRARLIRQVLAESLLLGGLGTVAGAALAQVLSRVLINFLSTQGNHIEVKLTPDWRVLGFAIGLSLLTCLLFGLAPAIQSARTDPGTAMKASGRGATAGRERFFLRRALVVSQVALSLVLLTGALLFVRTFQTLISMNAGFRQEHLLVASIDYSPLKLAAGSQMAFKRELVERVRAIPGVSSAAETLVVPMSHAGWNNFVDVAKGPQRTLTNFNRVSPGYFQTMETPRLAGRDFGEMDTVKSPRVAIVNETFAKLLFGGGNPVGKVFSDSGKPDQTYEVIGLVKDTKYYELREASMPIVYVSFTQANGPEMHSTLMIRSEEALPALIGAVKRTAGEMNPAMVLEFTVLKTQIREGLLRERLMATLSGFFGGLATVLATIGLYGVISYMVLRRRNEIGIRMALGASRRRILNMILKEAGMLLLLGVAVGLALTFVAGRAAQSLLYGLTFTDPVTLLGSVVGLTLVAILASVLPAQRAASVHPMVALREE; from the coding sequence ATGCGTGATTGGGCGGCGGAAGTACGGGCGCGGATTGCTTCGCTGAATCTGGAGCCGCTGCGGGAGGCGTCGGTGGTCGAGGAGTGTGGCCAGCACCTGCGGGACCGCTTTGAAGAGATGGTGGCCGGGGGCATGAGTGCGGCACAGGCGGAGCAAACGCTGCTGTCGGAGTTGGGCGACGGGGGGCTGCTGGAGGGGCTGAAGGCGACGGTCCGCCCGGCTGGGCCGCCGCTGGCACCGGGAGCCGACGGGGAGGAGGGTTTTTTCGCGGGAGCGGTAACCGATTTGCGCTATGGGGCCCGGCTGCTGCTGCGAAATCCGGGCTTCGCGATCATCGCGATTCTGTCGCTGGCGCTGGGGATCGGAGCGAACACGGCGATCTTTCAGTTGCTGGATGCGGTGCGCCTGCGGTCGCTGCCGGTGAAGGCGCCGGAGCAGCTGGGAGCGGTGCAAATAGTGGATTCGCCGAAGTGCTGCGATGGGGATTTCTATTCAACCGAGGCGGTGCTGACGGGGGCTCTCTGGAAGGCGATCAAGGAGCAGCAGCAGGGGTTTGCGGAGATTGCCGCCTGGTCCCCGACACGGGATGACCTGGGGCGAGGCGGCGAGGCGCGGTATGCGAACACACTGATGGTGACCGGCAATTTCTTTCATGTGCTGGGAGTGGAGCCGCTGCTGGGCAGGCTGATTTCTCCGGCGGACGATACTTCTGGCTGCGGGGCACGGGCAGCGGTGCTGAGCTATGCGTTTTGGCAGCGTGAATTTGGCGGACGCGCGGAGGCGTTGCATGAAACGGTAGCGCTGAGCGGCCATGCTTTTCCGGTGATTGGGGTGACGCCGAAGAACTTCTTTGGGTTGGAAGTTGGGCAGAACTTCGATGTAGCGATCGCGCTCTGCAGCCAGCCGGTGTTTTCGACGAAGACGCCGCTGATGGACAATCCGACCGCGTGGTGGCTGGCAACGATCGGGCGGTTGAAACCGGGTTGGACGCTGAAGCGGGCTTCGACGCAGTTGGCAGCCATGGCTCCTGGGATCTTCGCGGCGACGGTACCGCCCACCTATGACGCGACCGGGCGGAAAGACTATTTATCGTTTCACCTGGGTGCGGCGCCGGCGGGGAATGGGGTATCGGCGATACGACGCGATTATGAGGACCCGCTGTGGCTGTTGCTGGGGCTGTCGGGTTTGGTTTTGCTGATTGCGTGCGCGAACCTGGCGAACTTGATGTTGGCGCAGGCGAGTTCCCGGCAGCGGGAGATGGCGTTACGGCTGACATTGGGCGCGTCGCGGGCGCGGCTGATTCGCCAGGTATTGGCGGAAAGCTTGTTGCTGGGGGGGCTGGGTACGGTTGCGGGGGCCGCTCTGGCGCAGGTGCTGAGTCGGGTGCTGATCAATTTTCTAAGCACTCAGGGAAACCACATTGAGGTGAAACTGACGCCGGACTGGCGGGTGCTGGGATTTGCAATCGGATTGTCGCTGCTGACTTGCCTGCTGTTTGGATTGGCGCCGGCGATTCAATCGGCGCGCACGGATCCGGGCACCGCCATGAAGGCGAGCGGGCGTGGAGCGACGGCGGGACGGGAGCGCTTTTTCCTGCGGCGGGCGCTGGTGGTCTCTCAGGTGGCGCTGTCTTTAGTGTTGCTGACCGGCGCTCTGCTGTTTGTGCGGACCTTTCAGACGTTGATTTCGATGAACGCCGGGTTCCGTCAAGAGCATCTGCTCGTAGCGAGCATCGACTATTCGCCATTGAAGCTGGCGGCGGGGAGCCAAATGGCTTTCAAGCGTGAGCTGGTTGAGCGAGTCCGGGCCATCCCTGGAGTGAGCTCGGCGGCCGAAACGCTGGTGGTCCCGATGAGCCATGCAGGGTGGAACAATTTCGTCGATGTGGCGAAGGGTCCGCAGCGAACTTTGACAAACTTCAACCGGGTGAGCCCCGGATATTTTCAGACGATGGAGACGCCGAGGCTGGCGGGGCGGGACTTCGGCGAGATGGATACGGTCAAATCGCCGCGCGTGGCGATTGTGAATGAGACCTTCGCGAAACTGTTGTTTGGCGGGGGGAATCCGGTGGGCAAGGTGTTCTCGGACTCAGGAAAGCCGGACCAGACCTACGAGGTCATCGGGCTGGTGAAGGACACGAAGTACTATGAGCTCCGCGAAGCGTCGATGCCGATTGTCTATGTCTCGTTCACGCAGGCGAACGGGCCGGAGATGCACTCGACCTTGATGATTCGTTCAGAGGAGGCGCTTCCGGCGCTGATTGGCGCGGTCAAGCGCACGGCTGGCGAGATGAACCCGGCGATGGTGTTGGAGTTCACAGTGTTGAAGACGCAGATACGCGAAGGCCTGCTGCGGGAGCGGCTGATGGCGACGCTCTCGGGCTTTTTTGGCGGCCTGGCAACGGTGTTGGCGACGATCGGCTTGTATGGGGTGATCTCGTACATGGTGCTGCGGCGGCGGAACGAGATTGGGATTCGAATGGCACTGGGCGCAAGCCGGCGCCGGATCCTCAACATGATTTTGAAAGAGGCGGGGATGTTGCTGCTGTTGGGAGTAGCAGTGGGCCTGGCGCTGACCTTCGTTGCCGGCAGGGCGGCGCAATCGCTGCTTTATGGGTTGACGTTTACAGACCCAGTGACACTGCTTGGTTCGGTGGTTGGATTGACCTTGGTGGCGATTCTGGCGAGTGTGCTGCCGGCGCAACGGGCTGCTTCGGTGCATCCAATGGTGGCGTTGCGGGAGGAATGA
- a CDS encoding acyltransferase, giving the protein MFEKMLSFLTENGSYILFSTVVARPVFFLRNRMLAAKFGVHKLSIGSRPYLRGLSSIAMGEDLIAGEGLWLEAITRYGNQRFEPHLTIGNHVRISHWSHIACTHSVTIGNHVLIGSKVLITDHNHGLFGPGATSPLVPPGERPLERNRSVSIGDNVWLGDGVVVCPDVTMGEGSIAAANAVVTKDVLPLTLVAGVPAVAIRRYDAAAETWISI; this is encoded by the coding sequence ATGTTCGAGAAGATGCTGTCGTTCCTGACGGAGAATGGCAGCTACATATTGTTCTCGACGGTCGTCGCCCGTCCCGTATTCTTTTTGCGCAACCGGATGCTGGCCGCCAAATTCGGAGTTCACAAGCTCAGCATCGGATCCAGGCCCTACTTGCGCGGACTTAGCTCCATTGCCATGGGAGAAGACCTCATCGCCGGCGAAGGTTTGTGGCTGGAGGCGATTACCCGCTATGGAAATCAACGCTTCGAACCGCACCTGACCATCGGCAACCACGTCCGCATCAGCCACTGGAGCCACATTGCCTGCACCCACTCCGTTACCATCGGAAATCACGTGTTAATCGGCAGTAAAGTCCTGATCACCGATCACAACCATGGCCTCTTCGGTCCGGGCGCCACCTCGCCCCTCGTCCCGCCAGGGGAACGCCCGCTCGAGCGCAACCGCTCTGTTTCCATTGGTGACAACGTTTGGCTCGGAGACGGTGTTGTGGTCTGCCCTGATGTCACGATGGGGGAAGGCAGCATAGCTGCCGCCAACGCCGTCGTCACCAAAGACGTTCTCCCGTTGACTCTGGTTGCAGGAGTGCCCGCCGTGGCCATCCGTCGCTATGACGCGGCTGCGGAAACCTGGATCTCAATATAG
- a CDS encoding PadR family transcriptional regulator codes for MTPIGTQELDRELKKGSAELLILSLIEHRARHGYEISKLIEERSGGVLKFNVASFYPLLYRLEERGMIAGRWVEKAGQRRRRYYKLTAAGKEMLKTQRSTWRDFVHAIQVITEAENA; via the coding sequence ATGACACCTATAGGGACCCAAGAGCTTGACCGGGAGCTGAAGAAGGGGAGCGCGGAACTGCTGATTCTGTCGCTGATCGAGCACCGGGCGCGGCATGGCTATGAGATCAGCAAGCTGATTGAAGAGCGTTCCGGTGGAGTGTTGAAGTTCAACGTGGCCTCGTTCTATCCGTTGCTCTACCGGCTGGAGGAGCGCGGGATGATTGCCGGGCGGTGGGTCGAGAAGGCGGGGCAGCGGCGGCGGCGCTACTACAAGCTGACGGCGGCCGGCAAAGAGATGCTGAAGACGCAGCGTTCGACGTGGCGGGATTTTGTCCATGCCATCCAGGTGATCACGGAGGCGGAGAATGCGTGA
- a CDS encoding DUF3309 family protein yields the protein MPLILILVILLLLFGGGGYYMGPGVGYYGGGGISLILLIVIIYLLFGRGRARL from the coding sequence ATGCCTTTAATTCTTATTCTCGTGATCTTGTTGTTACTGTTCGGCGGCGGTGGCTACTATATGGGCCCTGGCGTTGGATACTATGGCGGCGGCGGAATCAGTCTCATTCTGCTGATCGTGATTATCTACCTGCTTTTTGGCAGAGGACGCGCACGACTCTAA
- a CDS encoding gamma-butyrobetaine hydroxylase-like domain-containing protein: MSHEGIRFVSEDEAKRGDLAARELPKEAIEPERVKVHKTEGTGMEIDWKDGHHSSWSFKWLRDGCPCATCNEEREREGRKPGEPKAAPKELLPFYKAPPLPEKVTPVGRYAVSFGWNDGHTSGIYSWDYLRRHCLCEACRGSLV; the protein is encoded by the coding sequence ATGAGTCATGAGGGAATCCGGTTTGTCAGTGAGGATGAGGCGAAGCGTGGCGATCTGGCTGCTCGCGAGCTGCCGAAAGAGGCGATCGAGCCGGAGCGTGTGAAGGTCCATAAGACCGAAGGCACGGGGATGGAGATCGACTGGAAGGACGGCCACCATAGCTCGTGGAGCTTCAAGTGGCTGCGCGATGGGTGTCCGTGCGCGACGTGCAATGAAGAGAGGGAGCGTGAGGGGCGCAAGCCGGGAGAGCCGAAGGCTGCTCCAAAGGAGCTACTGCCTTTTTACAAGGCGCCACCGCTGCCGGAGAAGGTGACTCCAGTAGGAAGATATGCGGTGAGCTTCGGTTGGAATGATGGGCATACGAGTGGGATCTATTCTTGGGATTATCTGCGGCGGCATTGTCTTTGTGAGGCTTGCCGGGGAAGCCTGGTTTGA
- a CDS encoding A/G-specific adenine glycosylase has protein sequence MLVPEQIREFRARLLAWFDIHKRDLPWRRTRDPYAIWVSEIMLQQTRVAAVLDHYTRWMARFPTLEALAAAAEDEVLAAWSGLGYYRRARFLHQAVKVVAAEHHGNVPRTAAELRKLPGIGAYTSAAIASIAFGEPAAVVDGNVERVLLRQIGGGEPGSDFNAAKGARKGEVVLRSDDIQNLATELLEPARAGDYNQAMMELGATVCLPRNPMCLQCPVQGPCRTRGEHPTTARKPPISVDIGYALFKRQKGDADEFLLTQRDAGATVMPGMWELPLLESWPTDEKPLLTLRHAIMQTNYRVKVVDRSQTATRSKHLATAGVEGRWFDRNDLRGLPLTGLARKILLRLGVLLPARDSDS, from the coding sequence GTGCTTGTTCCCGAGCAGATCCGCGAATTTCGGGCTAGACTGCTCGCCTGGTTTGACATTCACAAGCGGGACCTCCCCTGGCGGCGTACTCGCGATCCTTACGCCATCTGGGTTTCTGAGATCATGCTGCAACAGACCCGGGTGGCTGCGGTGCTCGATCACTACACGCGTTGGATGGCGCGTTTTCCGACCCTCGAAGCATTGGCCGCCGCGGCTGAAGATGAGGTGCTCGCCGCCTGGAGTGGACTCGGCTATTACCGGCGCGCCCGCTTTCTTCATCAGGCTGTCAAGGTGGTTGCCGCGGAGCATCATGGCAACGTACCGCGGACGGCTGCCGAGCTCCGCAAGCTGCCCGGCATCGGGGCCTATACCTCGGCTGCGATCGCGAGCATCGCCTTTGGCGAGCCTGCGGCAGTGGTTGACGGGAACGTGGAACGGGTATTGCTGCGGCAGATAGGCGGCGGCGAGCCGGGTAGCGACTTCAATGCCGCTAAAGGGGCGCGGAAAGGGGAGGTTGTCCTGCGTTCCGACGATATTCAGAACCTTGCCACGGAACTCCTGGAGCCCGCCCGGGCCGGCGATTATAACCAGGCCATGATGGAGCTCGGCGCGACCGTGTGCTTGCCGCGAAATCCGATGTGCCTGCAATGTCCGGTGCAGGGCCCGTGCCGCACCCGTGGTGAACACCCGACGACGGCGCGGAAGCCTCCTATCAGCGTCGACATCGGTTACGCACTTTTCAAAAGGCAAAAGGGGGACGCCGACGAATTCCTGTTAACCCAGCGCGATGCCGGGGCCACGGTGATGCCGGGCATGTGGGAACTCCCCCTTTTGGAGTCGTGGCCGACGGATGAGAAGCCTCTGCTGACGCTGCGTCACGCAATCATGCAGACCAACTACCGGGTAAAGGTCGTCGATCGGTCGCAAACCGCAACCAGGTCGAAGCACCTTGCGACTGCCGGCGTGGAAGGTCGGTGGTTCGACCGGAACGATCTGCGTGGCCTGCCACTGACCGGATTAGCGAGAAAGATCCTTCTTCGACTCGGCGTCCTGCTCCCGGCCCGGGATTCTGACTCGTAG
- a CDS encoding class I SAM-dependent methyltransferase codes for MNTYKTAKPLFGSTTTNPLARFVDTTENYGPQVVEDLVRSLKDLRIVVDLGAGGGRDLGVVRRFYPDATLIAVEGGKEYAKNLEGKADRVVVANIERDRFPLADGEADLIIANQILEHTKEVFWIFHEVSRSLKIGGHFLFGVPNICSLHNRFLLAAGRQPTQHKLASAHVRPFSKADTLAFLNACFPGGYELEQFRGAQFYPFPLPIARLFASALPTLAFTIFFMIRKTREYDNEFVVYPGRAQLETNFWTGDISTSAQY; via the coding sequence TTGAATACCTATAAGACCGCGAAACCATTGTTTGGATCCACCACCACAAACCCACTGGCCAGATTTGTCGATACCACAGAGAACTACGGCCCCCAGGTTGTGGAGGACTTGGTTCGTTCGTTGAAAGACCTGCGAATTGTGGTAGACCTCGGCGCTGGCGGCGGCCGAGATCTGGGCGTGGTTCGACGATTTTATCCTGACGCCACTCTGATCGCGGTGGAGGGCGGAAAGGAATATGCGAAGAACCTGGAGGGAAAGGCCGATCGGGTCGTCGTGGCCAATATTGAAAGGGATCGATTCCCCCTTGCCGACGGAGAAGCTGACCTCATCATCGCCAACCAGATCTTGGAGCATACCAAGGAGGTATTCTGGATTTTCCATGAGGTCTCCCGTTCCCTCAAAATTGGCGGCCATTTCCTGTTCGGCGTCCCTAACATTTGCTCGTTGCACAATCGTTTTCTGCTTGCAGCTGGGAGACAGCCCACGCAGCACAAACTAGCCTCGGCACACGTGCGGCCGTTTTCCAAAGCCGACACACTCGCTTTTTTGAACGCATGTTTTCCAGGCGGTTACGAGCTCGAGCAGTTCCGCGGCGCTCAGTTCTACCCCTTCCCACTCCCGATCGCGCGCCTCTTTGCGAGCGCACTTCCCACCCTCGCGTTCACTATTTTTTTCATGATCCGCAAGACGAGGGAGTACGACAACGAATTCGTCGTCTATCCTGGGCGGGCTCAGCTGGAGACAAATTTTTGGACGGGCGACATCTCGACGAGCGCTCAATACTAG
- a CDS encoding alpha/beta hydrolase, translating to MGTHRSLSLASLAITVLTLSIQSIAQQPPVTPSAAQQPGGPNSGPAPAPPPLTGDALQHPGIPAGTLSPRLSLRSQIYDGMVSDYWIYVPAQYDPKKAAAVMVFQDGEGYAHRDGDHPALNVLDNLIAAGKIPVIIAVFTNPGDISASPDTPTYRFVDAYGKKWSRTLKDSIRSTEYDTVSDRYARFLHDELLPKVAERYNLRTDAYSRAITGLSSGGICSFNAAWQRAGDFSRVISWIGSFTAIQWHEDPTVPDGGQDYPEKILREDHRNLRVWLQDGSNDQENPKYGSWPTANIRMANALKLKGYDFRFSFGTGPHTAGVGGAEFAEEMIWLWRGYDPAKTTESYTQDPAEAAKPPFRVAIVNR from the coding sequence TTGGGCACTCATCGCAGTCTGTCTCTAGCATCTCTGGCAATAACAGTTTTGACTCTATCCATTCAGTCGATCGCCCAACAGCCGCCCGTCACTCCCTCCGCCGCCCAGCAGCCCGGCGGCCCCAACTCCGGCCCCGCTCCCGCGCCGCCGCCGCTGACCGGCGACGCCCTCCAGCATCCCGGCATCCCCGCCGGTACCCTCTCCCCGCGGCTGAGCCTCCGCAGCCAGATCTATGACGGCATGGTCAGCGATTACTGGATCTATGTTCCTGCCCAATATGACCCGAAGAAGGCCGCCGCCGTCATGGTCTTCCAGGATGGAGAAGGCTACGCCCATCGCGACGGGGACCATCCCGCCTTGAACGTCCTCGACAACCTCATCGCCGCCGGGAAAATCCCGGTCATCATTGCCGTCTTCACCAACCCCGGCGACATCTCCGCCTCGCCGGACACACCCACCTATCGCTTCGTCGACGCCTATGGCAAGAAGTGGTCCCGCACCCTCAAAGACTCCATACGCTCGACCGAATACGACACCGTCTCCGACCGCTACGCCCGCTTTCTCCATGACGAACTGCTGCCCAAGGTCGCCGAACGCTACAACCTCCGCACCGACGCCTACTCCCGCGCCATCACCGGCCTCAGCTCCGGCGGCATCTGCTCCTTCAACGCCGCCTGGCAGCGGGCTGGCGACTTCAGCCGGGTCATTTCGTGGATCGGCTCTTTCACCGCCATCCAGTGGCACGAGGACCCTACCGTTCCCGACGGTGGTCAGGACTATCCGGAAAAGATCTTGCGCGAAGACCATCGCAACCTGCGGGTCTGGCTGCAGGACGGCAGCAACGATCAGGAGAATCCTAAATACGGTTCATGGCCCACGGCCAACATCCGCATGGCCAACGCGCTCAAGTTGAAAGGCTACGATTTCCGATTTTCCTTCGGCACGGGCCCCCACACCGCCGGTGTCGGCGGCGCGGAGTTTGCCGAAGAGATGATCTGGCTATGGCGCGGTTACGATCCGGCCAAAACGACCGAAAGCTACACGCAGGATCCCGCCGAAGCGGCCAAGCCGCCGTTCCGCGTAGCTATCGTCAATCGCTAG